The Montipora capricornis isolate CH-2021 chromosome 3, ASM3666992v2, whole genome shotgun sequence genome window below encodes:
- the LOC138040992 gene encoding E3 ubiquitin-protein ligase RNF103-like encodes MLARLFVVVLTYIFLIFLIVRVFEISSTWLKAGCLASQLLNPFALSVKKLKSILEQRGVSYSGMVEKQELVELVEACGVITEAESCSVDAESATDKNEVSEDLSFTGASHFFEEVEDTKAATWLVDVIPEGHSSFLRRKQWVALKRKISRFGIRIGTFSCQNELTLCRKYGWRKPSLVISTPQGNHPKGNVILKTYQSKPSVDLVFQWINNELSSKIVTFDTVKSFVGKFEANMRENPVYVVLFSKLPQPPMLLGSLSVHFTGRVGFGHVQISLSEWKTARHILKEYNIDNFPCLMIFTPERNWTYGHRKGEWLDYKYLELYLRTIHPEVNDIFVTLLFIVNISCVMELFLINGGILKRTVHFVWLLTFYNTGLIILCLPVVTLFQLPLLSPVLDLALKYCRYIMTSHAASLLRDYTTLALQHKGLAFFGYVVYGLLLRLIQRKFKYHFGLEDEDNTIISARGWFSQDLHYLTNVVQSFPSLRQSQVDYSASGLEDGFELLIRRLAVPDLWLRPLIPTDYINKLPVWKFCVSNSRQCSHSKTGHCDLKQRKTMICCDSSKPAGVLMAQECAICLEEFSQGCLLLGLPCGHCYHQQCIKAWLCGGGSSSHYCCPVCRWPAYKQKPLALGDNDLRSQIIGT; translated from the coding sequence ATGTTGGCACGGTTATTTGTGGTAGTGTTAACTTACATTTTCTTGATCTTTCTGATTGTCCGAGTTTTTGAAATATCTTCGACATGGCTAAAAGCGGGGTGCCTGGCCAGCCAGCTTTTAAACCCGTTTGCTCTGAGTGTGAAAAAGCTCAAATCGATCTTGGAGCAACGGGGTGTGAGTTATTCGGGGATGGTGGAGAAACAAGAACTGGTCGAGCTCGTCGAAGCTTGTGGAGTGATAACTGAAGCGGAGAGCTGCTCAGTGGACGCAGAGAGTGCGACTGACAAAAACGAAGTGAGCGAGGACTTGAGCTTCACCGGTGCATCTCATTTCTTTGAAGAGGTCGAAGATACTAAAGCAGCAACTTGGTTAGTTGATGTCATTCCGGAGGGTCACTCTTCTTTCCTCCGTAGAAAGCAATGGGTAGCTCTCAAAAGAAAGATATCTCGATTTGGTATAAGAATAGGAACGTTCAGTTGTCAGAATGAACTGACATTGTGCAGGAAATACGGTTGGCGCAAACCGTCGTTGGTTATATCTACTCCCCAGGGAAATCATCCCAAAGGCAACGTCATTTTGAAAACATATCAATCAAAACCGTCGGTGGATCTGGTTTTCCAGTGGATCAACAATGAGCTTTCCTCCAAAATAGTCACTTTTGACACAGTAAAGAGCTTTGTGGGTAAATTTGAAGCAAATATGAGAGAGAACCCTGTGTATGTAGTGTTATTTTCGAAACTACCACAGCCTCCCATGCTCCTTGGTTCGTTGTCGGTTCATTTCACTGGAAGGGTTGGATTTGGACACGTTCAAATAAGCCTATCGGAGTGGAAAACAGCAAGGCATATTTTGAAAGAATATAACATCGACAATTTTCCTTGCCTTATGATATTTACACCCGAGAGAAATTGGACGTACGGCCACAGAAAAGGAGAATGGCTAGATTATAAGTACCTGGAATTGTATTTACGGACCATTCATCCAGAAGTTAACGATATTTTCGTTACGTTGTTGTTCATAGTAAACATAAGTTGTGTTATGGAATTATTCTTAATTAATGGTGGAATACTGAAAAGGACCGTTCACTTTGTGTGGTTATTGACATTCTATAACACAGGCCTTATTATATTGTGTCTTCCTGTAGTCACTCTGTTTCAACTTCCATTGCTGAGTCCAGTTCTTGATCTTGCTCTCAAGTATTGCCGGTACATAATGACATCACATGCGGCATCATTGCTGAGAGATTATACTACACTTGCCTTGCAGCACAAAGGGCTTGCGTTTTTTGGCTATGTAGTTTATGGTCTCCTATTAAGATTGATTCAAAGAAAGTTCAAATACCATTTTGGCCTTGAAGATGAAGACAACACCATCATATCAGCAAGAGGATGGTTTTCTCAAGACTTGCATTACTTAACCAATGTTGTTCAAAGTTTTCCATCCCTCAGACAGTCACAAGTGGACTACAGTGCTTCAGGACTAGAAGACGGATTTGAGCTGCTTATCCGACGCCTTGCTGTCCCTGACCTTTGGCTGCGTCCATTAATTCCCACTGATTACATCAACAAACTGCCAGTGTGGAAATTTTGTGTTTCCAATTCACGTCAATGCAGTCATTCCAAAACAGGGCATTgtgatctaaaacaaagaaagactATGATATGCTGTGATTCTTCCAAGCCAGCGGGTGTGTTAATGGCTCAGGAGTGTGCTATATGTCTGGAGGAATTCAGTCAAGGTTGCTTGTTGCTGGGATTGCCATGTGGCCACTGCTACCATCAGCAATGCATCAAGGCATGGCTATGTGGTGGTGGTAGCAGCAGCCACTATTGTTGTCCTGTTTGTCGCTGGCCAGCATACAAACAAAAGCCATTAGCATTGGGTGATAATGATTTGAGGAGCCAAATTATTGGCACATAA